One window of the Triticum dicoccoides isolate Atlit2015 ecotype Zavitan chromosome 3B, WEW_v2.0, whole genome shotgun sequence genome contains the following:
- the LOC119278513 gene encoding epoxide hydrolase 3-like: MVNLVEAQKPLLHFLIKWAGLRQHTVDVDGAGTVLTFWVPKDKVPGNNSTVAPEEKQSETSKAKGVRRPSVVLVHGFAAEGIVTWQFQVGALAKHYDVYIPDLLYFGGSTSPSTDRSPAFQAECLAAALGKLGVDECTVVGFSYGGMVAFKMAESRPDLVRSLVVSGSVVAMTDSISDTTLERIGVRSSAELLLPESVKGLKALLSIAAHRRLWFPERLHRDFLEVMFTNRKERAELLEGLVVSNKDATVPVLPQKILLLWGHNDNIFNIELAKTMKEQLGEKTMLQSIDKAGHLVHLERPCVYNQHLMEFLAYATAEASKESAN; the protein is encoded by the exons ATGGTGAACCTGGTGGAGGCGCAGAAGCCGCTGCTGCACTTCCTAATCAAGTGGGCCGGCCTCCGGCAGCACACCGTCGAcgtcgacggcgccggcaccgtgCTCACCTTCTGGGTGCCCAAGGACAAGGTGCCCGGGAACAACTCCACCGTCGCCCCCGAAGAGAAGCAGAGCGAGACGTCCAAAGCCAAAGGAGTGCGCCGGCCATCCGTGGTGCTCGTGCACGGCTTCGCGGCCGAAGGCATCGTCACCTGGCAGTTCCAG GTTGGTGCGCTGGCGAAGCACTACGACGTGTACATCCCGGACCTGCTCTACTTCGGCGGCTCCACGTCGCCGTCGACGGACAGGTCGCCGGCGTTCCAGGCGGAGTGCCTGGCCGCGGCGCTCGGGAAGCTGGGCGTGGACGAGTGCACGGTGGTGGGGTTCAGCTACGGCGGGATGGTGGCCTTCAAGATGGCCGAGTCGCGGCCGGACCTCGTCCGCTCGCTGGTCGTGTCGGGCTCCGTCGTCGCCATGACCGACTCCATCAGCGACACCACGCTCGAGCGGATCGGCGTCCGGTCGTCGGCGGAGCTGCTGCTGCCGGAGTCCGTCAAGGGGCTCAAGGCGCTGCTCTCCATCGCCGCCCACCGTAGGCTCTGGTTCCCGGAGCGCCTTCACAGGGACTTCCTCGAGGTGATGTTCACCAACCGCAAGGAAAGGGCGGAGCTGCTGGAAGGTCTGGTGGTCAGCAACAAAGACGCCACCGTCCCCGTTTTGCCCCAGAAAATACTTCTACTCTGGGGACACAACGACAACATCTTCAACATCGAGCTCGCAAAGACGATGAAAGA GCAGCTCGGGGAGAAGACGATGCTGCAGAGCATAGACAAGGCCGGGCATCTCGTGCACCTGGAGAGGCCCTGCGTTTACAACCAGCACCTCATGGAGTTCTTGGCATACGCCACTGCTGAAGCTTCCAAGGAGTCTGCAAATTAA